One stretch of Commensalibacter melissae DNA includes these proteins:
- the mrdA gene encoding penicillin-binding protein 2: MKKRLPYRIRNVLSDTNSRRVFTRRAILILAAQTGILSLLANRLYKLQVVNGDRYIKMAKKNLISKRLLSPPRGRILDRFGAILANNKINWRAMLIPEETDNVSDVIERFADLISLDEHDYARIQWNLDHQRRFIPIMLKDFLSRDEMTIIEVNSPSLPGIVIDVGTKRLYPLEGLLAHIVGYVAPPNDKDIAQNTILALPGMRVGRSGIEQTQENDLCGKAGEVQVEVDSVGHIITELGHVDSIQGQDVALTIDVELQKEISSIVADQSASAVVLDCRNGEVMAMVSNPSFDPSLFDSGVSHAQWKTWIQDERSPLTNKAVAGSYPPGSTFKPAVALAALEASTITENTRIHCPGYYDYGGSRFHCWNKYGHGSLDLHGALKYSCDVYFYEVARRTGMEAIHATCDKLGLGVELPIELTHVRSGLIPTPKWRESRGHHWNVGDTIVSGIGQGFVHVTPLQLATYVARIATGKKIDPHLIRKRNNILVPQADPNYWQKLDIKPDFLKMIRFGMYAVVNENKGSGAKAKMDYHGMLLAGKTGTAQVKSVSRALRESGHFNSANLPWKYRPHALFICFAPYDDPQYAISLIVEHGNAAASVAAPLAREMMVATLKCDPAKSWKKDQSKNTRTETGDSKPSEVE; the protein is encoded by the coding sequence ATGAAGAAAAGATTACCCTATCGTATCAGAAATGTATTGTCAGATACGAATTCGCGACGTGTATTTACGCGGCGGGCAATTTTGATTCTAGCGGCTCAAACAGGGATCTTGTCTTTATTGGCTAATCGTCTTTATAAATTGCAGGTTGTAAATGGCGATCGATATATAAAAATGGCCAAGAAAAACCTTATAAGCAAAAGGTTATTGTCTCCACCTCGTGGACGTATCCTTGATCGTTTCGGGGCCATTCTTGCCAATAACAAGATAAATTGGAGGGCCATGCTTATACCTGAAGAAACAGACAATGTTTCTGATGTGATAGAACGGTTTGCTGATTTAATTTCCTTGGATGAGCATGATTACGCCCGTATACAATGGAATTTGGATCATCAACGTCGTTTTATACCCATTATGTTGAAAGATTTTCTGTCTCGTGACGAAATGACGATTATCGAGGTGAATTCGCCTTCCCTACCAGGTATTGTCATTGATGTGGGTACTAAAAGACTTTATCCATTGGAAGGTTTGTTGGCTCATATTGTTGGTTATGTAGCGCCCCCAAATGATAAAGACATTGCACAGAATACCATTTTGGCTTTGCCAGGTATGCGAGTGGGTCGGTCCGGGATCGAGCAGACTCAGGAAAATGATCTATGTGGAAAGGCCGGTGAGGTTCAGGTTGAAGTAGATTCCGTGGGACATATCATTACAGAATTAGGCCATGTTGATAGTATCCAGGGCCAGGATGTGGCCTTGACCATTGATGTTGAATTGCAAAAGGAAATTTCCTCAATCGTCGCGGACCAATCCGCCAGTGCAGTTGTTTTAGATTGTCGGAATGGGGAAGTGATGGCAATGGTCAGTAATCCATCTTTTGATCCTTCCTTATTTGACAGTGGTGTCAGTCATGCACAATGGAAGACCTGGATTCAAGATGAAAGGAGTCCCTTAACAAACAAGGCAGTGGCAGGTTCCTATCCTCCCGGTTCAACCTTTAAACCTGCTGTTGCGCTAGCTGCGCTTGAAGCTTCAACGATTACGGAAAATACGCGTATTCATTGCCCGGGTTATTATGATTATGGGGGAAGCCGGTTTCATTGCTGGAATAAATATGGACATGGGTCACTGGATTTGCATGGTGCCCTAAAATATTCTTGTGATGTATATTTTTACGAGGTTGCCCGCAGGACGGGAATGGAAGCAATTCATGCCACATGTGATAAGCTCGGTTTGGGAGTGGAGTTGCCGATTGAGTTGACTCATGTGCGTTCCGGGTTAATTCCCACTCCTAAATGGCGTGAGTCCCGAGGACATCACTGGAATGTAGGTGATACAATCGTCAGCGGTATTGGACAGGGATTTGTTCATGTAACCCCATTGCAGCTTGCCACTTATGTGGCGAGAATTGCCACGGGTAAAAAAATTGATCCGCATCTTATTAGGAAGCGCAATAATATTTTGGTTCCGCAAGCAGATCCAAACTATTGGCAAAAACTGGATATCAAGCCTGATTTTCTAAAAATGATCAGGTTTGGAATGTATGCTGTTGTCAATGAAAACAAAGGTTCGGGTGCAAAAGCAAAAATGGACTATCATGGTATGTTACTGGCTGGAAAAACGGGTACGGCACAGGTAAAGAGTGTTTCCCGTGCATTGAGAGAAAGTGGCCATTTCAACTCTGCTAATTTGCCATGGAAATATCGTCCTCATGCGCTGTTTATTTGTTTTGCACCTTATGATGATCCACAATATGCTATCTCTTTAATTGTAGAACATGGTAATGCTGCGGCTTCTGTTGCGGCGCCTTTGGCACGTGAGATGATGGTTGCAACATTAAAGTGTGATCCTGCAAAAAGTTGGAAAAAAGATCAGTCTAAAAATACAAGAACGGAAACAGGTGATTCAAAACCATCTGAAGTTGAATGA
- the mreC gene encoding rod shape-determining protein MreC → MIPISIQIKQALAKLILPFLFVMASLIMLLGQAKPKLIEDIRLKVIDFLLPAYVLVERPFDIVHGFFLNVNTVKNISQEKKKLEEENAQLKGWYHVAIGLAEENVELKNQLHWIPDPTISYITAHVAADGSGIYHKAVLVMLQPGHGVHAGEIALSGFGLIGRVTEIGDRSARILLINDLASRIPVNLMSSHVQAIMAGDNSLYPKLIFYPEDKPPTEGEKVLTDNKGNAFPTGIPVGFVHYLEPGHPVVVPYTSLESLRIVRIFDFKNYDIIPPDAPGRVNLAKKKMKTRPVANPELLGHD, encoded by the coding sequence ATGATTCCTATATCCATTCAAATCAAGCAAGCGTTGGCAAAATTAATCTTACCATTCTTATTTGTAATGGCGAGTTTAATCATGTTGCTTGGCCAGGCAAAACCCAAATTAATAGAAGATATACGGTTAAAAGTTATTGATTTTCTTTTGCCTGCCTATGTTTTGGTGGAGAGACCGTTTGATATTGTTCATGGTTTTTTTCTGAATGTTAATACAGTTAAAAATATTTCTCAGGAAAAAAAGAAACTTGAAGAGGAAAATGCGCAACTTAAGGGATGGTATCATGTTGCAATAGGATTGGCAGAGGAAAATGTTGAATTGAAAAATCAATTGCATTGGATACCCGATCCGACAATATCCTATATTACCGCACATGTTGCCGCAGATGGAAGCGGAATTTATCATAAGGCAGTTTTGGTGATGCTACAACCGGGGCATGGCGTGCACGCCGGTGAAATTGCCTTGAGTGGTTTCGGTTTGATAGGTAGAGTGACAGAAATTGGTGATCGTTCTGCCAGGATACTCTTAATCAATGATCTTGCCAGTCGAATTCCTGTTAATTTGATGAGTTCACATGTACAGGCGATTATGGCTGGTGATAACAGTCTTTATCCCAAATTGATTTTTTACCCGGAAGATAAACCTCCAACTGAAGGGGAGAAAGTTTTGACTGACAATAAAGGAAACGCTTTTCCGACTGGAATCCCTGTTGGTTTCGTACATTATCTTGAACCTGGACATCCCGTTGTTGTGCCTTACACTTCATTGGAAAGTCTGAGAATTGTTCGAATTTTTGATTTTAAAAATTATGATATCATTCCACCTGATGCACCGGGACGTGTAAATCTGGCTAAAAAGAAGATGAAAACCAGGCCCGTCGCCAATCCTGAATTACTAGGCCATGATTAG
- a CDS encoding rod shape-determining protein, with product MFSRLFGFMSADMAIDLGTANTLVYVKGRGIVLNEPSVVAIADVRGKKQVLAVGEEAKNMVGRTPGNITAIRPMRDGVIADFEVAEEMIKHFIHKVHNRRMFASPQIVICVPSGSTAVERRAIQESAESAGARRVQLIEEPMAAAIGAGLPVTEPSGSMIVDIGGGTTEVAVISLGGIVYARSVRVGGDRMDDAIIAYIRRNHNLLIGESSAEKLKMELGAAIPDSSKEDGGPWREVKGRDLMNGVPREVLVSQEQIADSLAEPVSQIVEAVSVALENTPPELAADIVDKGIMLTGGGSQLLRLDDVLRQATGLPIIVAENPLDCVALGTGRALEEMKKLRNVLTTMY from the coding sequence ATGTTTTCTCGTCTGTTTGGTTTTATGTCTGCAGACATGGCAATTGATCTTGGAACGGCTAATACACTAGTCTATGTCAAAGGTCGTGGAATAGTATTGAATGAACCATCAGTTGTTGCCATTGCTGATGTTCGTGGGAAAAAGCAGGTTTTGGCTGTTGGGGAAGAGGCCAAAAATATGGTGGGAAGAACGCCTGGTAATATAACTGCTATACGGCCAATGCGGGATGGTGTCATTGCGGATTTTGAAGTTGCGGAAGAGATGATTAAGCATTTCATACATAAAGTGCATAATCGTCGTATGTTTGCCAGCCCGCAAATCGTAATTTGTGTTCCATCAGGATCAACGGCCGTTGAAAGGCGAGCTATTCAGGAAAGCGCAGAAAGTGCAGGTGCTCGACGGGTTCAGCTGATTGAAGAACCTATGGCTGCTGCAATTGGGGCCGGTTTGCCAGTTACGGAACCCTCTGGCAGCATGATTGTTGATATCGGAGGAGGTACGACCGAGGTTGCAGTAATTTCCCTGGGGGGAATTGTTTATGCGCGTTCCGTTCGAGTTGGTGGTGACCGAATGGATGATGCCATCATTGCCTATATACGTCGTAATCATAATCTTTTAATTGGAGAGAGTTCAGCGGAAAAATTGAAAATGGAACTGGGAGCCGCTATTCCCGATTCCTCCAAGGAGGATGGCGGTCCTTGGCGTGAAGTAAAAGGCCGAGATTTGATGAATGGAGTGCCCAGGGAAGTTTTGGTTTCCCAGGAGCAAATTGCCGATAGTTTGGCTGAACCGGTTTCTCAAATTGTCGAGGCAGTATCCGTTGCTTTAGAGAATACCCCTCCGGAACTGGCTGCTGATATTGTTGATAAAGGGATTATGTTGACAGGTGGGGGCAGTCAATTGCTTCGACTGGATGATGTTTTGCGACAGGCGACAGGGTTACCTATTATTGTTGCAGAAAATCCATTGGACTGTGTGGCTTTGGGAACAGGACGTGCATTGGAGGAAATGAAAAAGCTTAGGAATGTTTTAACAACTATGTATTAG
- a CDS encoding 2-isopropylmalate synthase, which translates to MNINHPSFGKIDKNRVIFFDTTLRDGEQSPGFSMNLDEKLRMARILTELGVDVIEAGFPVASTGDFESVYRIAELIKDSVICSLARSGGKNDIEKAGEALKPAKRKRIHNFISTSPLHMKYKLRMEPETVLEIIADGNKKARQFTDDVQWSAEDGSRTDPDFLCRCVEVAIKNGATTINIPDTVGYSTPEDMRRIFKDLLERVPGADQVIFSCHNHNDLGLGVANTIASLQGGARQVECTINGIGERAGNAALEEITMILRTRHDEFPYDNRIISKKLLNASRTLSTITGFDVQPNKAIVGRNAFAHESGIHQDGMLKNAETYEIMTPESVGWNRSSFVLGKHSGRAAFRDKLKSLGYDEFSDEKLNEAFQRFKTLADQKKTVYDDDISALVDDEVRDHEFIRFIDMSIKSGIRASEVLLTLEVDKQNKKVEFTGNSGSVDAAFNAIRKIFPHPEATLSLFSIGAVTQGTDAQAKTTVRLEENGKTVDGQGTDVDTVVSAVKAYVHALNKLLTKRQRQKPENVS; encoded by the coding sequence ATGAATATAAATCATCCATCATTTGGAAAAATTGACAAAAATAGAGTTATTTTTTTTGATACAACGTTACGTGATGGTGAACAGTCCCCTGGTTTTTCAATGAATTTGGATGAAAAACTGAGAATGGCTAGAATATTGACTGAATTAGGAGTTGATGTAATCGAGGCAGGATTTCCCGTTGCGTCAACAGGAGATTTTGAAAGTGTTTACAGAATTGCTGAGCTAATCAAAGACTCAGTTATTTGTAGCTTGGCACGTTCAGGTGGTAAAAATGATATTGAAAAGGCAGGGGAAGCTTTAAAACCGGCCAAGCGTAAACGTATTCATAATTTCATTTCGACTTCTCCACTGCATATGAAATATAAATTGCGCATGGAACCTGAAACCGTTTTGGAAATTATTGCCGATGGAAATAAAAAGGCCAGACAATTTACAGATGACGTTCAATGGTCAGCGGAGGATGGATCACGCACAGACCCAGATTTTTTATGTCGCTGTGTTGAAGTGGCCATTAAAAATGGAGCGACAACAATTAACATTCCTGATACGGTTGGTTATTCAACTCCTGAAGATATGCGTCGTATATTTAAAGATTTGTTGGAACGGGTTCCAGGTGCTGATCAGGTCATTTTTTCTTGTCATAACCATAATGATTTGGGATTAGGGGTGGCTAATACTATCGCATCACTGCAAGGTGGAGCAAGGCAAGTTGAGTGTACGATCAATGGAATTGGTGAACGGGCCGGGAATGCTGCCCTGGAGGAAATAACAATGATTTTACGGACACGTCATGATGAATTTCCTTATGATAACAGGATAATTTCTAAGAAATTATTAAATGCCTCACGGACTTTATCAACGATTACCGGGTTCGATGTGCAACCGAATAAGGCAATTGTAGGTAGAAACGCATTTGCACATGAAAGTGGTATCCATCAAGATGGAATGTTGAAAAATGCAGAAACCTACGAGATCATGACACCTGAAAGTGTAGGCTGGAACCGTTCTTCTTTTGTTTTGGGTAAACATTCGGGTCGTGCTGCTTTTAGGGACAAATTAAAATCATTGGGATATGATGAATTTTCTGATGAGAAATTAAACGAGGCGTTTCAGCGATTCAAGACGTTGGCTGATCAAAAGAAGACGGTTTACGATGATGATATTTCGGCTTTGGTTGATGATGAAGTCAGAGATCATGAATTTATCCGGTTTATTGATATGTCAATTAAAAGTGGGATAAGAGCTTCTGAGGTTTTATTGACTCTTGAAGTTGACAAACAAAATAAAAAAGTCGAATTTACGGGAAATAGCGGGTCGGTTGACGCAGCTTTCAATGCGATTAGGAAAATTTTCCCTCATCCTGAAGCAACATTATCCCTATTTTCGATCGGGGCTGTTACGCAGGGAACGGATGCACAGGCAAAAACAACTGTAAGGTTGGAAGAAAATGGCAAAACAGTTGATGGTCAAGGAACAGATGTTGATACCGTGGTTTCTGCTGTTAAGGCCTATGTCCATGCTTTAAATAAATTGTTAACAAAGCGTCAGCGACAGAAACCAGAAAACGTTTCTTAA
- a CDS encoding N-acetylmuramoyl-L-alanine amidase family protein gives MALNFSRRNTLLMSIGVLFPSFSFAMKQKRQKRIGITGKGRNQVKSTSKVRTFKGKTKTPAIIGKARPALPLIVLDPGHGGKDPGAIGYSGTYEKHVAYATAVELANQLRRSGRYQVYLTRSSDHFIPLNGRVDFAQKKGANLFISMHADALRNSSVRGASVYTLSNHASDAQSAALASVENQADRYGGPNIHVTSPAVEKILASLVKMETKKESAAMAQNVVLSFNSRVGLLPNPKRHAAFVVLKSVNIPSILVEMGFMSNRRDEAALRQSSYRQLIAMSMKNAVDRYFTIGGSVTHLTG, from the coding sequence ATGGCTTTAAATTTTTCCAGACGAAATACGTTATTAATGTCAATAGGAGTTTTGTTTCCTTCCTTTTCATTTGCAATGAAACAAAAAAGGCAAAAAAGAATTGGAATAACTGGAAAAGGTCGTAATCAAGTTAAATCCACTTCCAAGGTGAGGACATTCAAAGGTAAAACCAAGACGCCAGCTATCATTGGCAAAGCCAGACCTGCTTTACCATTAATTGTGCTGGATCCTGGTCATGGTGGAAAAGATCCTGGAGCCATAGGATATTCTGGAACCTATGAAAAACATGTTGCATACGCTACGGCTGTGGAACTTGCCAATCAGTTGAGACGCTCCGGACGATATCAAGTTTATCTGACAAGAAGCTCAGATCATTTTATTCCCTTGAATGGACGTGTAGATTTTGCCCAGAAAAAAGGGGCGAACCTTTTCATATCGATGCATGCGGATGCCTTGCGGAATTCATCTGTGCGAGGTGCAAGTGTCTATACTTTATCCAATCATGCATCTGATGCACAATCTGCTGCATTGGCTTCAGTTGAAAATCAAGCTGATCGTTATGGTGGCCCCAATATTCATGTAACTTCTCCAGCGGTGGAAAAGATATTGGCCAGTCTGGTTAAAATGGAAACAAAAAAAGAATCAGCAGCAATGGCACAAAATGTTGTCTTATCGTTTAATTCCCGTGTTGGTTTGTTGCCTAATCCCAAAAGACATGCCGCTTTTGTGGTTTTGAAATCGGTAAACATTCCATCAATTCTTGTTGAAATGGGGTTTATGTCTAATCGTAGAGATGAGGCCGCTTTACGTCAGTCTTCATATAGACAGTTAATAGCCATGTCCATGAAAAATGCTGTTGATCGGTATTTTACAATTGGTGGAAGTGTAACACATTTAACGGGCTAA
- a CDS encoding Rne/Rng family ribonuclease, translating to MNKKMLIDASYKEETRVVILDGNYIEGYDIENSAKKQIKGNIYLAKVIRIEPSLQAAFVDYGGNRHGFLAFNEIHPDYYQIPVADRKKLLEIQELNKMEEEPNPNQELDPDQPSYYEDMVHSHNSIIKNYKIQEVIHKRQIILVQVVKEERGNKGAALTTYLSLAGRYCVLMPNSLRNGGISRKITSPSERKRLKDIITELNIPSHMGMIIRTAGAQCPKADTLKDGEYLLHLWDEIRNLTMKSIAPALIYEDSNLLKLTLRDNYTQDINEILIDGEDAWSQARDYMRALMPQNVHKLHLWRDQKQSLFSYYKVENLIDQMLSPIVQLKSGGYLVINQTEALVAIDVNSGRSIKEKDLEETALRTNQEAANEIARQLRLRDLAGLIVIDFIDMENKKHNHIVERRLKSLLHKDRARIQIGSISSFGLLEMTRQRLRPSIAEFAFTACSACNGTGIIRSDANISLQIIRQIDEEARKIKPGILTVSISSGEIALNILNQKRRWLADIEKKYKIKIEFTIDSTLSSHNVRFSSKTDSSLDMEPDDEILQSTPNVVQENLFVREIPIQSYLEYQTNSKTDYRQDEIENKVIDLKPESKVLRQNSVSIEHKQDDTNLDSYSEQYKENKKTYSNSKDKKQPHHSRRNRYKRGQGKAQKNNDFTPILEAEPIPEPVINEKPEEITVTPTFVSIEIDADKSQNQHEETESLINQVIDNSDAVNKEDETSDNLEIKEEKPAPKRRRATKTTKSTGTTKTTRKRASSKKESKENETEEKSDNKEEKETKIKKTTRARKTTTAKKTTLRKPKKTKEADENNEQPLIQPIVIDDTPTKTPRSGWWKR from the coding sequence ATGAATAAAAAAATGCTGATTGATGCCAGCTATAAAGAAGAAACACGCGTCGTGATCCTTGATGGCAATTACATCGAGGGATATGATATTGAAAATTCCGCAAAGAAACAAATAAAAGGTAATATCTACCTAGCCAAAGTAATCAGAATTGAACCCAGTCTACAGGCTGCTTTTGTTGATTATGGTGGAAATCGCCATGGTTTTTTAGCTTTTAATGAAATTCACCCTGATTATTATCAAATTCCCGTTGCAGACCGAAAAAAACTGCTGGAAATCCAAGAATTAAATAAAATGGAGGAAGAACCAAATCCGAATCAAGAATTGGATCCTGATCAGCCTTCCTATTATGAAGACATGGTTCATTCCCATAATAGCATAATCAAGAACTATAAAATTCAGGAAGTTATTCATAAAAGACAAATTATCCTCGTTCAAGTGGTAAAAGAGGAACGTGGAAATAAAGGCGCGGCATTAACAACCTATCTATCTTTGGCAGGACGCTATTGTGTTTTAATGCCAAATTCCTTACGGAATGGCGGAATTTCTAGAAAAATCACTTCACCATCTGAAAGAAAACGGTTGAAGGATATTATCACTGAACTGAATATCCCATCACATATGGGAATGATTATCCGTACTGCAGGAGCCCAATGCCCAAAAGCAGATACCCTAAAAGATGGGGAATATCTGCTTCACTTATGGGATGAAATACGCAATCTAACCATGAAGTCGATTGCGCCAGCTCTTATTTATGAAGATTCCAACTTATTGAAATTGACATTACGTGATAATTATACACAAGATATTAATGAGATTTTGATAGATGGCGAGGATGCTTGGTCTCAAGCGAGAGATTATATGCGTGCATTGATGCCGCAAAATGTACATAAGCTTCATCTGTGGAGAGATCAAAAACAATCTCTTTTTTCTTATTACAAGGTTGAAAATTTGATTGATCAAATGCTTTCCCCGATTGTCCAACTAAAATCAGGGGGATATTTAGTCATTAATCAAACAGAGGCTTTGGTTGCTATTGATGTAAATTCAGGCCGTTCAATCAAGGAAAAAGATCTTGAAGAAACTGCATTGAGAACCAATCAGGAAGCCGCCAATGAAATTGCACGCCAGTTAAGGTTAAGAGATCTGGCTGGATTAATCGTTATCGATTTCATTGATATGGAAAACAAGAAGCATAATCATATTGTTGAACGTCGTTTGAAATCTCTACTTCACAAAGACCGTGCACGAATTCAGATCGGTTCCATCTCCTCCTTTGGCTTACTGGAAATGACCCGTCAAAGATTACGTCCCTCTATTGCTGAATTTGCCTTCACTGCATGTTCCGCTTGTAATGGAACAGGTATTATTCGAAGTGACGCCAATATTTCTTTACAAATCATCAGACAGATTGATGAAGAAGCTCGTAAAATCAAACCAGGAATTTTAACCGTTTCCATTTCATCCGGTGAAATTGCCTTGAATATTCTCAACCAAAAACGCAGATGGCTGGCGGATATTGAAAAGAAATATAAAATCAAGATTGAATTTACAATTGATTCAACCCTGTCCTCTCATAATGTCCGTTTTTCAAGCAAAACTGATTCCTCACTTGATATGGAACCTGATGATGAAATACTTCAATCTACACCAAATGTAGTTCAGGAGAATCTTTTTGTCAGGGAAATACCAATCCAATCCTATCTTGAATATCAGACAAATTCAAAAACAGATTATAGACAAGATGAGATAGAGAATAAAGTTATTGATCTAAAACCTGAATCAAAAGTATTACGTCAAAATTCTGTCTCCATAGAGCATAAACAAGACGATACAAATCTCGATTCTTATTCGGAACAATATAAGGAAAACAAAAAAACATACAGTAACTCCAAGGATAAAAAACAACCCCATCATTCCCGTCGTAACCGTTATAAAAGAGGACAAGGTAAGGCTCAAAAAAATAATGACTTTACTCCCATTCTTGAGGCTGAACCTATACCAGAACCTGTCATCAATGAAAAACCTGAAGAAATAACTGTGACTCCAACCTTTGTTTCAATTGAAATTGATGCCGATAAAAGCCAGAATCAGCATGAAGAAACTGAATCTTTGATAAATCAAGTTATTGATAATTCTGACGCTGTAAATAAAGAGGATGAAACTTCAGATAATCTGGAAATAAAAGAGGAAAAACCTGCTCCAAAACGTCGACGGGCCACTAAAACCACCAAATCCACAGGCACCACCAAAACGACACGTAAAAGAGCATCAAGCAAAAAAGAGTCAAAAGAAAACGAAACCGAGGAAAAATCGGATAATAAAGAGGAAAAGGAAACGAAGATTAAAAAAACTACCAGAGCACGTAAAACAACTACAGCCAAAAAAACAACGCTTCGAAAACCCAAAAAAACCAAGGAAGCTGATGAAAATAACGAACAACCCTTAATTCAGCCCATTGTCATAGATGATACACCGACCAAAACGCCACGTTCCGGCTGGTGGAAACGGTAA
- a CDS encoding RrF2 family transcriptional regulator gives MQLSRYTDYALRTLIYLHVHHDRLCSIHEIATCYSISQNHLMKIVHRLGKQGFIKTLRGRNGGLTLNKDAGSIKLGDIIRNTEEDETYVKCDQCLIQCTCNLPAFLIEAMNNFYKTLNQYSLNDLFKNPKQLEAILKYIELV, from the coding sequence ATGCAACTTTCCCGATATACAGATTATGCGTTAAGAACCCTGATCTATTTACATGTTCATCATGATCGGCTTTGTTCTATCCATGAAATTGCGACTTGTTATTCGATTTCACAAAACCATCTAATGAAAATTGTCCATAGATTGGGTAAACAAGGGTTTATCAAAACATTGCGTGGAAGAAATGGAGGATTAACTTTAAACAAAGATGCTGGCAGTATCAAACTTGGAGACATTATTCGCAACACAGAGGAAGATGAAACCTATGTCAAATGCGATCAATGCCTTATTCAATGCACTTGCAACCTACCTGCATTTTTAATCGAGGCAATGAATAATTTTTATAAAACACTCAATCAATATTCTTTAAACGATCTTTTTAAAAATCCAAAACAGCTTGAAGCAATTTTGAAATATATTGAACTAGTCTGA